Part of the Tolypothrix sp. PCC 7910 genome, AGCCAACGCTAAATTTCTATTACATAGCAATTTTACATTTTTGGCTTAAAGGAATAGTAATTAGAAATTTAGTGCCATTTCCTGGCTGTGAAATACATTCCAAAGAACCACCATGTTTTTTGGTAATAATTTGGTAGCTAATAGCAAGCCCCATACCTGTACCTTTGCCAACAGGTTTAGTAGTGAAGAAGGGGTCAAAGATTCGCTGTTTAATATTGTCTGGGATTCCTGAACCATTATCGGCAATACTAATTCTTACTTGATTAGTTTGTATAAGTTCAGTTTGGATATAAATTTGGGGATTTTTTCTAGATAATAATTCTTCCCTTGACCACTGACCATTGATCAGCGAATCTTCTAAGACATCGATCGCATTCACTAAAATATTCATTAATACTTGGTTTAGCTGCCCAGAGTAACATTCAACTAAGGGTATGTTGCTATATTCTTTGATCACTGTAATTTTTGCTAATTGATTGTTACCCTTCAGACGGCTTTGCAGAATCATCAGCGTACTATCTATTCCCTGATGGATATCAACTGCTTTCATATCAGCTTCATCTAAACGCGAGAAAATTCGTAGCGAAAGCACAATTTCCCGAATGCGGTTGGCTCCCACTTCCATAGATTTAAGTATTTGAGGAAAATCTGACTTGAGAAAATCCAGTTCTATCAGTTCCGCAAAATCTTCAATTTCTGGCACAGGTAGGGGATAGTATTTTTGGTAGAGTTCTAATAGCTTCAGCAAATCTTTGCTATATGTATTGGCATAGTTTAGATTGCCATAGATAAAATTTACTGGATTGTTAATTTCGTGGGCGACACCTGCAACTAATTGTCCCAAGCTAGACATCTTTTCACTATGAACTAACTGTGTTTGGGTTTGTTGCAGTTCCCGCAATGCAGCTTGGAGTTGTTGCGCTTGTTGTCTTAGTCGTGCTTCTGAGTTTAGCAGTGCTGCTTCGGCTTGCTTGCGTTCGGTAATGTCACGAAAATACCAAATTCTGCCGTAACAGTCCCCTGCTGGCGATCGCACTGGTGCGGAATAACGATCAAAAGTACGTCCCGATTTGAGTAAAATTTCATCAAGGCTGTATTCTTCGGGATGCTGATATAGATACTCAACTTTAGTTAAAAATTCTGTGGGATTTTTGAGTTGATCTAGTACCCATCCTAAAAGTTGGCGATCGTTACTGGTTTCTATTATTTCTGACGGAATTTGCCATAAATCGACAAAATTTTGATTATATGATGCTATTAAGCGATTTTCATCAATAATCAGAATACCATCAATTGAAGCTTCTTGTTGCGCTTGCAAGATAGCATGACTGCGGAGTAGTGCTTGTTCTGCTTGTTTATGTTGCGTAATATTAGTAGCTGTACCAGTTGTGCCTATAATATTCCCCACTTCATCTCGCAATAAACAAGCATTACACAACAAATTTAGATGTCTACCATCTTTAGCCAGAACCACAGCTTCGTAATGAAAGACTGACTCTTCGGTTAGGGTTTGAGGTACAAGATTCAGGCCTTTGTGAATTTGTTCTGGTGGCTCAAACTCGCTATAGTGACGACCAATCATTTCCTCTGGTTCATAACCGTAGATGCTTTTCACCGCCTGGTTCACAAAGATAAAATATCCTTGGTCATCTACTGACCAGATCATATCTTGGGATGTTTCCACTAAATGACGATACTTGCCCTCACTCTTGTGCAAAGCTTCTTCAGCTTGTAAGCGCTTGATACCTAAAGCAATCTCATTAGCGCTTAATTTCAATGCATCTAAGATGAGTTGTGTTAGGGGATGACGGGCAAACATTGCAATTACACCGACTAAATTCCCGTCCAAAATTAAAGGATATCCAGCAAAAGCAACCATTCCTTCGCGCTTTGCCCACTCTTTATCCCCTACACGCGGATCTTCTAAAACTGCATTAGTCAAGTGAGGTTGACGTTCTGCAGCAATTAATCCAATTTTAAACATCCCTACAGGAACAAGTCTGTGGGGCCCATCGATATGGGTATACATTCCCGAACTAGCTTGTAGTTCCAGCACATTTTCCTGGGAATTCAAAATCCAAATACGAGCAAAGGCTGCATCAAGATGTTTGACTATAGCATCAGTACAACCTTTCAAACTTGCTTGTAATGTAGAGCTTTGAGTAATCGCAGTATTAACTGCTACATGAAATGCAGCTAAAGATACTTTTTCTGCAAGTGCTAATTCTGCTTCTTTCCGCGCTGTAATATCTTGACAAGTGACTAAAATCCCTATGAAATTGTTTTGCTCATCTTGTAAGGGAATTTTATTAGTTTCTAACCATAGTTGTTTGCCATCTGCTTTTATATAGGGTTGGACAATACCATACTCTGGTTTTTGGGATTGTATAACTTGGAAATCTGACTCCCAAAACCAGTTGATACTGTCTTGGTATTTCATGAGGTCATAATCAGTTTTGCCAATAATCTGATTGGGACAATCTATTCCTATGATTTCAGCAAATTGTTGATTGCAGCCCAAATATACGGAATTATAATCTTTCCAATAAGTTGCAAGAGGAATATTATTGATTACCTGTTGCAAAATTTGCTGTGATGCAAAAAGTTTATTTTCCTGCGATTTTTGTTTTGTGATATCACGTATAATTCCAACTAAAAATTGATTGCCAGATTCATCTTCAATCCGAGATTTTTTAATTAAGAAGCAGCGAGTTACACCATCAGAGTTAGTTAAACATTCCTCTGTTTCATTAACGATGCCAGTATTAAATACAAGTTCATCTTTCTGATGCAGCCTATCTGCTTGTTTTTTAGGAAAGATATCATAGTCTGACTTACCAATTAATTCTGATGGCTGAAATCCGATAAAACTACAATAGGCATCATTGAGGAATACCCACTGATGTTGGCGGTCTTTGACAAATACTAGATCGGATATACCATGAAGTATCTGGGCTAGAAACTCAGGATATAAACTTACTTCTTGCATATTATCTTTACCTTGCTCTTCTGCTAATAATGCCTGGATAATGACATTATTAGTTAGATAAAAATTATTGTTGCATAACATACATTTCTAGTCATATATATGCTCAAATATATACACTATACATACAAGTTAAATTACATATTTGAAGCTAGAAAATATTTTTTTAAATAATATATTTATCCTCAAAATATTTCTTATGTTTATAAATAATATTTTGAAAATAAATCTATCTTACATATTGCTAGAACAAAGCTGCAAATTATTTATATTTTCCCCTATCTTTTTAGCTAGCAAATACTTATCAAGTATGCCCATTACCTTGTCAGTAGTTATGGGTTTATTGATAAAGTAAGTAGCACCATAAACAGTAGAGCGCACCTTATCGAAAGAACCATTACTGCTGGTTAAAATGACTAATGGTGTTTTAGAAAAAGTAGATATTTTACGTAATTTTTTGCAAAGTTCATACCCATTTATGCCCGGCATGAGCAAATCTATAAAAATAAAATCAGGTTGACTTTGAATGAGAAGAGGTAGCGCTTGTATGGGGTCTTGAATACCAATAAATCTCAGTCCATGTGAAGTAATAATTCTCTCTAGAGCTTTACATATTTGAGGGCTGTCATCTACACAAGCTATTAAAGGAATACGCTGTTGATTGACTGGGATATTAGTGGGATTGTTGTTGCGTAGCATAGCTGGTAAAGGTAAATCTGGTACTTCTATAAGTTCCGTAATTCCTTTACGAATATATGGTAATAAAGATTGGGTAAACGGTAACACATTCTGCTTTAATCTCACAGCTAAATCTAATAGAGTGTATTTGCCGTTAATGATGCTTACAAAGTTCTTATAAATAGCAGGGCTGACTTCTTGTTGGAGTTGTGCTGGTTTACATAAAACTGGTGCTAAATTAGGAGAAATACTTGTTAAACCAGCTGTTGTCCAATTATTCCATGAGTCTTGCATTTGTTGTAGAGATATCTGAGTACTTGTTGAAATAATCGGTATTTTGGGCGTTACTTCTGGCTTGAGTTCATAAGTCAAAGGTGCAATATATATTTGTTGAGCTAAATCAAATAAAATTTCTGCTACTACATTTTCGACAATTGTTTCTATCTGTTTTGATTTTGACTGTTGCTGAGATAATTTTCCAAAAAAAATATAATCCCAATAATCTCTAGCAAGATCTGGAATCTGTAACTGAATTTTATTAACCTCAATCTGAGGAAAATGTTGGGAAACATACCTATAAAAACGCCGACCAGGATGAGTCCCGCCAGTTGCCCAAATTATCTGACCAAACCGATAATAAAAAGTCCATTGAATACCTTGGCGATTTTGAATAATTAATTCCCCATTGTATGGATAATTCCGATAATTGGGCATTTCTTGTAAAAGGTTAATTAAGCTGCTTATTTTTAAAATTTCCATCATCTTATGTTGATAAAAAGAACAAACTGATAGATGCGTATCTCCAAGGTATTAAATGCTGCACTTGAGAAAAAGCAGCACTTTTATCCTATGTAGGCGAGAGTATATAAAAAATTTTTGAGGAATCTGTGAGTAAGTAGAACTTTAAAGCTTGTAGCTTTTTGTAGTAGAGGTTCACATTGCTTAATATGCCTGCGTTTAGTAGTTTTTACGCAATTTTAAAAAATCCAAAAGCTATATATAATACATTAATGTTTTAAGTCGAACTGGAAAGATGGCACTTTTAGCTCTTTCAAGGGTCGCATTCATACTATATTGTTGCTGCTTAATACCATGTCTCTAAATCTAGGCTACAGATAATTCTCCCCCTGCTCCTCTACTGCCTATGTGTAGCTATATTTTGGAGAATTGGTATAACTCTTGAGCTATCCGCTTCAGAAGTTTTCTGAACCAGAATACTCTACGTAAATAGCCTTGAAAGCCTGACCTGTGCTCTTTACTTGCAATGTGCTACTGATCAAAGACACCATTATTTAAGTTTTTTGGTGTTGCGATCGCTATTTAGCGTTGCTCTAGCCGATTGCGTACACGAGTTAATAATTCTTTTGCGATCGCAGGTTTATAAAGAAAGTCATCTCCACCAGCAGCAAAGCATTGCTGTATGGTTTCGGCATCTGTATGACCCGATAAAAATAAAATTGGCAATTTCTGCCAGCGAAAATCGTTACGAATGACTTGGCATAAATCAATTCCGCTAATAGTTGAAGATAGAGAATTAGTTGAGTCAGATAGTTCAATATCTAAAATCAACAAATCGGGATCTGTTTGTTGTAAAGTTTGCCAAAAATTCTGTGGAGAATCGAGTAGCGTCAGATGATAACCCCAGGGTTGCAAAAGGTGACGTAGAAGATGCAACATTTGCCGATCATCTTCCATAATCAGCAGTTTTTGTTGAATTGGGCTTGACTGTTGCAGTACTTGAGTCACAGCTTTTAAAACTTGGTTAGCAGCGATTGGCTTTTGCAAAAATAACTTACTGCCTAATCTAGCCGCTTCTAACCGATGAGCAAAATCTTCCTTTGCCGTTAACACGAGAACTGGCAGGTTAGGATGCTGGGTATACAATGTTGCGAGAAAATTTAAACCACTACCTGGCGCACCAGGAAAGTTGAGATCCAGTAAAATCACATCTGGACGATTTTCCGCCAAGAAACTTTCGGCTTGCTTTAAATCTGTGGCAACTTCTACGAAAAGTCCTTGGGCAGCTGCTTTAGTCGCCAGATGTCTTGCAAGCACTGCATCGTCATCCACAATGAGCAAGGTAATGCCATTAACAACCTTGGATTCAGTCGCCTGTGCTTGATTGCTTCCGGCTTTGGCTGATTGCATTTCCTGTTGCAATGCACTTACCAAGTTAGCTAACTGCTTAACTTGGGAGGCAGAAATGGATTCTGGTTGTGTGAGGATCTGTTGAATTTGTTGTGAGAGATGGGAAGCCTCACCTAAACCAAAACTACCCAATGAACCCATGAGAGTGTGTGCTTCGTGTTCTGCTGCTTGCTGTAGTTCTGGGGAAATTTGACCATTTTTTAATGCTTTCACAGCTTCTTGAATAATCAAGAGGCGATCGCAATAAGTTTCGCGCATCTCTTCCCACACATCTGAAATAAATGTGGTGAGCGATGATGGGGTCAAAATTGGGGAAGTCGGAGATTGTTCTTTGGGGCTTTCCTGTTCTCTGGGTTTGAGGCGATACCCTAGTTTGTAAATAGTTTCAAACATTTCTCCTACGCCAGCTTGTTTTAACTTATTCCGCAAGCCTTTGACATGTGTTCGCACTGCCCACTCGCTGGGAGATTCATCACTTGTCCATAGCCGATCAATTAATAAACTAGCACTGAAGATATGGTCTGGATTTCTTAAAAAAAGTTCTAAAATTGCATACTCTTTGGGTGTGAGAATAACAGGCTGCCCTTGATAAGTTACTTGGCAATTATTAGGATTGAAGCATAATTCACCCCATTCCAACAGAGGCGATCGCGTGATGTAACTACGCCGCAGGAGCGATCGCACCCTAGCCATAAATTCATCCAGATTAACTGGTTTCACCATATAGTCATCAGCACCAGCATCTAGGCCAATGACTTTATTCATCACGTTGTCGAGTGCAGTCAACAACAAGATTGGCGTATTCTGATTGGGCGATCGTTCAACATTACCATTTTGTAGGCGGAGGCGTTTACAGAAATTGATGCCATCGAGCTTGGGTAAAATTAGATCCAGAACAATCAAGTCATAAACGCAACTTTGCACCAGATCCCAACCTTGTTGTCCATCTGGTGCTAATTCTACCTGGTAGTTCTGAGCCATGAGAGTTGCTCTGAGCAGTTGGGCAAGACTCTCATCATCTTCTATCAATAACAATTTCACACTGGCTCTATCCTCAAAGTTGTTAGAGGTTGCTGGCGATGTCTACGACGGGCTACGTCTACGCCATTAGGCAGAAAATTTACTTGAGCTTTTTTGTGCTAAATCAAAAAAGCTGGCTATGTATGTTGTTTTTCTACTGAATTTAGATTTCCCAAAAAAAATTAGCCACTAACAAAAATCTGCGATTTTTTCATTTGTCAGAGGTAAACAGAAAGTTTGGTAATTAACTACTTGGTATTATTGCCTCCTCTGCTCCCTCATCCCTTCCCAGTGGGAAATTTTTGGAGTTAGCCTTCACAAGAGGAATATGGCCGAAACCTTCAGGTTAAGGTAAGCGTCAATAGCGTCAGCATTTATGCGAAATTAGTCCAGATGCTATTTTTTACTGTTGGATAAAGTAGTTGAGATAATTAAAGTACAAACTAAAACTCTAAATTGTAAATTGGTATGATACTCTCCTATAAATTTCCGCGATCGCAAATACGTCGCTTACTCTTAGCCTTAGTGTTACCTGCTACAATCTTTGGCTCAGTAGCTTTTCCTTCCCAAGTGCAAACCGTTACTGCTCAAACATCCACCGGAAATCGCCCACTGACGATTCGCTCGGATGTGCAAGAATATGATGCCAAAAGTCAAGTAGTAACTGCTCGTGGTAATGTGCAAATGTTGTATCCTTCGCGTCAGATTCAAGCAACAGCAGCCCAAGCACAATACTTTAGCAAGGAACGCCGCATTGATTTCAGCGGCAATGTCTATATTTTGCAACAGGGTGGCAATAGTATTCGTGCAGAGAAGGTGACTTATTTGATTGATGAGGGAAGATTTGTGGCGTTACCGCAATCAAGTCGTCAAGTAGAGTCAATTTATATGGTACAGGACGGTGAAACTGGCGGACAATCTGCCAGACCTGCCCCAAAAACACCACCTCTCAAAGGTTCTAATTAGTAGTATTTATTCTTAAGGGGCATCTCTAGCGTGAAAATTGTCTTAGAGAACATCCATAAATCTTACGGCAAGCGCCAGATTGTTAATCGTGTCAGTCTTTCTGTTGCTCAAGGGGAAGTCGTAGGTTTACTAGGCCCCAATGGCGCTGGTAAAACCACAACTTTTTATATTGCCACAGGCTTAGAAAAACCAAATCAAGGAAAAGTCTGGCTAGATAATTTGGATATTACTGCAATGGCAATGCACAAAAGAGCAAGATTGGGCATTGGCTATCTGGCGCAGGAAGCAAGTGTATTTCGCCAGCTTTCAGTACGAGACAACATACTTTTAGTTTTAGAGCAAACTAATGTGCCACACTGGGAATGGTCGGGGCGAGTACAAAATTTACTGCGGGAGTTTCGCTTAGAAAAAGTGGCTAACAGTAAAGGAATTCAACTTTCTGGTGGAGAACGACGGCGAACTGAACTAGCTAGAGCTTTAGCGGCTGGTAGAGAAGGGCCAAAATTTCTACTATTGGATGAACCATTTGCAGGAGTCGATCCAATTGCTGTTTCGGAAATTCAGCAAATTGTAGCTCGACTACGCGATCGCGGCATGGGTATTTTAATCACAGATCACAATGTCCGCGAAACCCTAGCCATTACTGATCGCGCTTATATCATGCGTGAAGGCCAAATTCTCGCTTTTGGTAATGCCAATGAACTTTATAATAATCCCCTAGTGCGCCAATATTACTTGGGGGATAATTTCCAAGTATAAAATCAGAGAAATTAAATAACAATTTACCTAAAATTGTTTAGCTTTAATTATTGAGTATTAATTTAGATTTTTCAGCTAGTTTTCATTCAAGATTAAATTCATATTATTCTGAACTATATCTAATGAGATAGCAATGCCAAATTATAAATTTTAAATCCCAAATGACATAAATATTTAATTTTAAGTTAGCCTATGGTATCAAAAAAGCTCACATCTTTCTATAGCCTCAATTCGCTGATGCCTTTTACGATCATGGATCGCTATCTCACCAGCGAATTGCTACCACCATTTTTATTTGGAGTGGGGGCTTTTTCGTCAATTGGTGTGACAATTGATGCCGTATTTGACTTAGTCAGAAAAATTGTAGAATCTGGATTACCAGTAGACATTGCCATTCAGGTTTTCTTATTAAAACTGCCAACTTTCATTGTTTTAGCCTTCCCTATGTCCACGCTCTTAGCTACTTTGATGACTTATAGTCGTCTTTCTAGCGAGAGTGAACTAATCGCTTTGCGTGGCTGTGGGGTAAGTGTTTATCGCATGGTTTTGACTGCTGTAATGTTAAGTTTAGTAGTAACAGGCTTGACATTTTTATTTAATGAACAAATCGCACCAGCTGCCAGTTATCAAGCAAATATGACTTTAGAGAAGGCTTTAAAGTCAGACAAGCCAATGTTGAAGCAGCAAAATATTTTCTATCCTGAATATCGGGATATTAAACAAAAAGATGGTACTAACAGCAGGATACTGACACGCTTATTCTATGCTGACCAATTTGATGGTCAGCAGATGAAAGGTTTAACAATTATTGATCGTTCAGAGGAAGGTTTAAATCAGATTGTTGTAGCAGAATCGGGGCAATGGAACGGTTCGCAAAATGTTTGGGATTTTTATAATGGCACTATTTATTTAGTATCTCCCGATCGCTCTTATCGCAACATTTTAAGGTTTGAACACCAACAACTGCGACTACCCCGCACACCATTAAGTTTGGCAGAAAAAAGCCGCGATTACGGCGAGATGAATATTTCCGAAGCCCTAGAACAGCTAGCCGTAGAACGTCTTGGTGGCGATCGCCAAAAAATTCGTAAATTAGAGGTGCGGATTCAACAAAAAATCGCCTTACCCTTTGTTTGTGTAGTTTTCGGCTTAGTAGGCGCAGCAATGGGTAGCATACCCCAGCGCACCGGACGCGGTACCAGTTTTGGTATTAGCGTGATTGTTATTTTCTCCTATTACTTACTCAGCTTTATTACTGGCGCATTAGGACAAGCAAATGTGCTATCTCCCTTTATGGGAGCTTGGTTACCCAACTTTATTGGCTTAGGAACAGGGTTATTTTTATTAATGCGAGTTGCTCAAAGGTAGGGAATGGGGCATAGGGCATAGGGCATGGGGCATAGGTAATTGGTAATCTCTCCTTGTCTCCCAGTCCCCAATCCCCTCAAGCCTTATACTGCCGACATTCTGGAGCCTCTGGGTTGTCTTTACAGTACTCTTCAAAAGAAACTTTAGCTGACTCCATACCTTCAGCTTTTTGGTGAGCTGCTTCGGCTTGGAGTTCTTCTACTTCATCCCAAGCGGCGGCGCAGGCTTTAGAATAGGCTCCTTGTGCGGTACAAATACCCCGAGCTTGTGCGATCGCTTCTTGAATTCTCTCTTCTAAAAGTAAGGCTTTGGGAGCCTCGACAAAGTCACTTTTTGTCAGAATATCGGTAATCGAGATAATCCCTAATAACTTACCTTGAATCACAGGTGCCCTACGAATCCCAGTATTAGCAAACAACCGTGCTACATATTCCACACTTAATTCAGGATTGACGATAATGCAGGGCTTACTCATGATTTCATAAATCCTGATCTGCTTGGGATCTTTACCGTAGGCTGTGACTTTGTAAACAATATCCGTTTCTGTGACGATGCCATAGGCATCATGCTCATAACGACGATCCACAACCAGAGCGCGCAATCCCTTATCCTTCATTAGCCCCACCGCTTCAGCAACAGTCGCTGACCCACGAATGGTAACTACGTTCTTGGTCATGATATCTTCAGCTTTCATCATTGCTGTAGTCTCCTGGTAAATATTACTATGCGGTGCAAGCGCCAGGCGACAGCGCACACAGTAGTGCTAAGTAATGAGTCTTGATTGCTGAGTGCTGAGTAATTCTTACAATCAGCATTCAGCACTTTTAACTCAGCACTGTTTTAGCCAGCTACAACAATAACCTTAGACTAGCTTTCAACTCTTGATGATATCGAAAGTGACCGAAGAAAGGCATGAGTCATAGTGTGGGGTGCGAAATTTTTCAGAAAATTATTTTTCCCTGTACCAATAAGGTTTCAAGCCGCTCAATTTATTTATGAAAAAAAAAGAAAGATTTCTTTCGCCTTTTCCCCTTAGAGAATTTCACCCATTAAATTATCCAATTTTGAGTACGGAGATGATGATTCAAAGTCTCCGTCATCTGCTCCATCTGCTTACACTGAGTGCAACTCCCTTAGGGGCTTCCAACATTGATAACAAAATCAAAAAACTAGTTACTCGACAAAAAACAGAACAATAATTTTGGAGGGGGTTTGGGGGACGCAACCGTCACCCAATCGGGGGT contains:
- a CDS encoding LptF/LptG family permease; amino-acid sequence: MDRYLTSELLPPFLFGVGAFSSIGVTIDAVFDLVRKIVESGLPVDIAIQVFLLKLPTFIVLAFPMSTLLATLMTYSRLSSESELIALRGCGVSVYRMVLTAVMLSLVVTGLTFLFNEQIAPAASYQANMTLEKALKSDKPMLKQQNIFYPEYRDIKQKDGTNSRILTRLFYADQFDGQQMKGLTIIDRSEEGLNQIVVAESGQWNGSQNVWDFYNGTIYLVSPDRSYRNILRFEHQQLRLPRTPLSLAEKSRDYGEMNISEALEQLAVERLGGDRQKIRKLEVRIQQKIALPFVCVVFGLVGAAMGSIPQRTGRGTSFGISVIVIFSYYLLSFITGALGQANVLSPFMGAWLPNFIGLGTGLFLLMRVAQR
- a CDS encoding response regulator, with product MKLLLIEDDESLAQLLRATLMAQNYQVELAPDGQQGWDLVQSCVYDLIVLDLILPKLDGINFCKRLRLQNGNVERSPNQNTPILLLTALDNVMNKVIGLDAGADDYMVKPVNLDEFMARVRSLLRRSYITRSPLLEWGELCFNPNNCQVTYQGQPVILTPKEYAILELFLRNPDHIFSASLLIDRLWTSDESPSEWAVRTHVKGLRNKLKQAGVGEMFETIYKLGYRLKPREQESPKEQSPTSPILTPSSLTTFISDVWEEMRETYCDRLLIIQEAVKALKNGQISPELQQAAEHEAHTLMGSLGSFGLGEASHLSQQIQQILTQPESISASQVKQLANLVSALQQEMQSAKAGSNQAQATESKVVNGITLLIVDDDAVLARHLATKAAAQGLFVEVATDLKQAESFLAENRPDVILLDLNFPGAPGSGLNFLATLYTQHPNLPVLVLTAKEDFAHRLEAARLGSKLFLQKPIAANQVLKAVTQVLQQSSPIQQKLLIMEDDRQMLHLLRHLLQPWGYHLTLLDSPQNFWQTLQQTDPDLLILDIELSDSTNSLSSTISGIDLCQVIRNDFRWQKLPILFLSGHTDAETIQQCFAAGGDDFLYKPAIAKELLTRVRNRLEQR
- a CDS encoding LptA/OstA family protein, translated to MILSYKFPRSQIRRLLLALVLPATIFGSVAFPSQVQTVTAQTSTGNRPLTIRSDVQEYDAKSQVVTARGNVQMLYPSRQIQATAAQAQYFSKERRIDFSGNVYILQQGGNSIRAEKVTYLIDEGRFVALPQSSRQVESIYMVQDGETGGQSARPAPKTPPLKGSN
- a CDS encoding CP12 domain-containing protein, giving the protein MMKAEDIMTKNVVTIRGSATVAEAVGLMKDKGLRALVVDRRYEHDAYGIVTETDIVYKVTAYGKDPKQIRIYEIMSKPCIIVNPELSVEYVARLFANTGIRRAPVIQGKLLGIISITDILTKSDFVEAPKALLLEERIQEAIAQARGICTAQGAYSKACAAAWDEVEELQAEAAHQKAEGMESAKVSFEEYCKDNPEAPECRQYKA
- a CDS encoding response regulator, with protein sequence MMEILKISSLINLLQEMPNYRNYPYNGELIIQNRQGIQWTFYYRFGQIIWATGGTHPGRRFYRYVSQHFPQIEVNKIQLQIPDLARDYWDYIFFGKLSQQQSKSKQIETIVENVVAEILFDLAQQIYIAPLTYELKPEVTPKIPIISTSTQISLQQMQDSWNNWTTAGLTSISPNLAPVLCKPAQLQQEVSPAIYKNFVSIINGKYTLLDLAVRLKQNVLPFTQSLLPYIRKGITELIEVPDLPLPAMLRNNNPTNIPVNQQRIPLIACVDDSPQICKALERIITSHGLRFIGIQDPIQALPLLIQSQPDFIFIDLLMPGINGYELCKKLRKISTFSKTPLVILTSSNGSFDKVRSTVYGATYFINKPITTDKVMGILDKYLLAKKIGENINNLQLCSSNM
- the lptB gene encoding LPS export ABC transporter ATP-binding protein, producing MKIVLENIHKSYGKRQIVNRVSLSVAQGEVVGLLGPNGAGKTTTFYIATGLEKPNQGKVWLDNLDITAMAMHKRARLGIGYLAQEASVFRQLSVRDNILLVLEQTNVPHWEWSGRVQNLLREFRLEKVANSKGIQLSGGERRRTELARALAAGREGPKFLLLDEPFAGVDPIAVSEIQQIVARLRDRGMGILITDHNVRETLAITDRAYIMREGQILAFGNANELYNNPLVRQYYLGDNFQV
- a CDS encoding PAS domain S-box protein, yielding MLCNNNFYLTNNVIIQALLAEEQGKDNMQEVSLYPEFLAQILHGISDLVFVKDRQHQWVFLNDAYCSFIGFQPSELIGKSDYDIFPKKQADRLHQKDELVFNTGIVNETEECLTNSDGVTRCFLIKKSRIEDESGNQFLVGIIRDITKQKSQENKLFASQQILQQVINNIPLATYWKDYNSVYLGCNQQFAEIIGIDCPNQIIGKTDYDLMKYQDSINWFWESDFQVIQSQKPEYGIVQPYIKADGKQLWLETNKIPLQDEQNNFIGILVTCQDITARKEAELALAEKVSLAAFHVAVNTAITQSSTLQASLKGCTDAIVKHLDAAFARIWILNSQENVLELQASSGMYTHIDGPHRLVPVGMFKIGLIAAERQPHLTNAVLEDPRVGDKEWAKREGMVAFAGYPLILDGNLVGVIAMFARHPLTQLILDALKLSANEIALGIKRLQAEEALHKSEGKYRHLVETSQDMIWSVDDQGYFIFVNQAVKSIYGYEPEEMIGRHYSEFEPPEQIHKGLNLVPQTLTEESVFHYEAVVLAKDGRHLNLLCNACLLRDEVGNIIGTTGTATNITQHKQAEQALLRSHAILQAQQEASIDGILIIDENRLIASYNQNFVDLWQIPSEIIETSNDRQLLGWVLDQLKNPTEFLTKVEYLYQHPEEYSLDEILLKSGRTFDRYSAPVRSPAGDCYGRIWYFRDITERKQAEAALLNSEARLRQQAQQLQAALRELQQTQTQLVHSEKMSSLGQLVAGVAHEINNPVNFIYGNLNYANTYSKDLLKLLELYQKYYPLPVPEIEDFAELIELDFLKSDFPQILKSMEVGANRIREIVLSLRIFSRLDEADMKAVDIHQGIDSTLMILQSRLKGNNQLAKITVIKEYSNIPLVECYSGQLNQVLMNILVNAIDVLEDSLINGQWSREELLSRKNPQIYIQTELIQTNQVRISIADNGSGIPDNIKQRIFDPFFTTKPVGKGTGMGLAISYQIITKKHGGSLECISQPGNGTKFLITIPLSQKCKIAM